Proteins encoded in a region of the Mycolicibacterium neoaurum genome:
- the mftE gene encoding mycofactocin biosynthesis peptidyl-dipeptidase MftE, with amino-acid sequence MNSAYHRRVASPADLGSETSTGLVGGTSDGRPALIIPVGSLEQHGPHLPLDTDTRIAAAVGRAVAARLGDGWLLAPALNYGASGEHEGFVGTISIGTAALQQVLIEYGRSAGIWAGRMVFVNGHGGNVEALAGAVTVLRYEGRDAGWCSCTVHGADAHAGHTETSILLHLSPEDVRGDAVVPGNSAPLAELLPAMRAGGIAAVSAVGVLGDATTATEADGARYVAAMVDECARKLSAWAPNGRGMLT; translated from the coding sequence GTGAACTCGGCCTACCATCGGCGGGTGGCTTCACCCGCCGATCTCGGTAGCGAGACGTCGACCGGACTCGTCGGTGGCACTTCCGACGGCAGGCCGGCGCTGATCATCCCGGTCGGGTCTCTCGAACAGCACGGACCGCATCTGCCGTTGGACACCGACACCCGCATCGCCGCGGCCGTCGGCCGGGCGGTGGCGGCCAGGCTGGGCGACGGCTGGCTGCTGGCGCCGGCGCTGAATTACGGCGCCAGCGGTGAGCACGAGGGTTTCGTGGGCACCATCTCGATCGGCACGGCCGCCCTGCAGCAGGTATTGATCGAGTACGGCCGGTCGGCCGGGATCTGGGCAGGCCGCATGGTGTTCGTCAACGGCCACGGGGGGAATGTCGAGGCGCTGGCCGGGGCGGTCACCGTGCTGCGCTACGAGGGTCGCGACGCCGGCTGGTGTTCCTGCACGGTGCATGGTGCCGATGCGCACGCCGGACACACCGAAACCTCGATATTGCTGCATCTTTCACCCGAGGATGTGCGCGGCGACGCTGTGGTGCCCGGGAACAGCGCCCCGCTGGCGGAGCTGCTGCCCGCCATGCGAGCGGGCGGGATCGCCGCGGTGAGCGCGGTCGGCGTTCTCGGCGATGCCACCACCGCGACCGAAGCCGACGGCGCCCGATACGTTGCCGCTATGGTCGACGAGTGTGCTCGCAAACTGTCGGCCTGGGCACCGAACGGACGGGGGATGCTGACATGA
- the mftF gene encoding mycofactocin biosynthesis glycosyltransferase MftF (Members of this protein family, MftF, are glycosyltransferases, members of PF00535 (glycosyl transferase family 2). The encoding gene is found as part of the mycofactocin cassette, in Mycobacterium tuberculosis, many other Actinobacteria, and occasional members of other lineages. Mycofactocin itself, a putative redox carrier, is a heavily modified derivative of the C-terminal Val-Tyr dipeptide of the mycofactocin precursor MftA (TIGR03969).) produces the protein MTGPRLPDGFVVQVDRRVKVLGAGSALLGGSPTRLLRLAPVAQTMLDDGRLEVHDALSAQLARALLDATVAHPRPATGPSHHDVTVVIPVRNNIFGVSRLVRSLRDMQVVVVDDGSTVPISETDFAGAHCPVRVMRHQRSRGPAAARNTGLRACDTDFVAFLDSDVVPRRGWLEALLGHFCDPAVALVAPRIVSLREPDNLLARYEAVRSSLDLGMREAPVVPLGSVAYVPSAAIICRRSALIEVGGFDETLHSGEDVDLCWRLVEAGARLRYEPIALVGHDHRTQLREWFARKAFYGESAAPLSVRHPGKTAPMVVSRWVLLLWMLAATGSRLGYCAAAVIAVLFGRRVANSLETVETAPRDVATMTVHGLWGAALQVASAICRHYWPVALIAGVFFRRCRRVVLTAAVLDGLVDWVSRNNSIPEDSRRVGFLSYLVLKRLDDIAYGLGLWTGVVRERHLGALKPQIRT, from the coding sequence ATGACGGGGCCGCGGCTGCCGGACGGATTCGTCGTCCAGGTCGATCGGCGGGTCAAGGTGCTCGGTGCCGGCTCAGCGTTGCTCGGTGGTTCCCCCACCCGGCTGCTGAGGCTGGCGCCGGTAGCCCAGACGATGCTCGACGATGGTCGTCTGGAAGTCCACGATGCGCTGTCGGCGCAGCTGGCGCGCGCCCTGCTCGATGCCACCGTGGCTCATCCGCGCCCGGCGACGGGCCCATCGCATCACGATGTTACCGTCGTGATTCCGGTGCGCAACAACATCTTCGGGGTCAGCAGGCTCGTCAGATCGCTGCGCGACATGCAGGTCGTCGTGGTCGACGACGGATCCACGGTGCCCATTTCGGAGACGGACTTCGCCGGGGCGCACTGCCCGGTGCGGGTCATGCGGCACCAGCGAAGCCGGGGGCCTGCCGCCGCCCGCAATACCGGCCTGCGGGCGTGTGACACTGATTTCGTGGCCTTTCTGGACTCCGATGTGGTGCCCCGGCGCGGCTGGTTGGAGGCCCTGCTCGGCCACTTCTGCGACCCGGCCGTCGCCCTGGTGGCGCCGCGCATCGTGAGTCTGCGCGAACCGGATAACCTGCTCGCTCGCTACGAGGCCGTGCGTTCCTCGCTCGATCTCGGTATGCGTGAGGCGCCCGTCGTTCCGCTTGGATCGGTGGCCTATGTGCCGAGCGCGGCGATCATCTGCCGTCGTTCTGCGCTGATCGAGGTGGGCGGATTCGACGAGACGTTACATTCCGGTGAGGATGTCGACCTGTGCTGGCGACTGGTGGAGGCCGGCGCCCGGTTGCGCTACGAGCCCATCGCGCTCGTCGGCCACGATCACCGGACCCAGTTGCGGGAATGGTTCGCGCGCAAGGCGTTCTACGGTGAGTCCGCCGCACCGCTGTCGGTGCGCCACCCTGGCAAGACGGCGCCGATGGTGGTGTCGCGCTGGGTGCTGTTGTTGTGGATGTTGGCGGCGACGGGGTCACGCCTCGGGTACTGCGCGGCTGCGGTGATCGCCGTGCTGTTCGGACGCAGGGTGGCCAACTCGCTGGAGACGGTCGAGACGGCGCCCCGTGACGTGGCCACCATGACGGTGCACGGCCTGTGGGGTGCCGCGTTGCAGGTCGCTTCGGCGATCTGCCGGCATTACTGGCCGGTGGCCCTCATCGCGGGGGTCTTCTTCCGGCGTTGTCGCCGCGTGGTGCTGACCGCGGCGGTCCTCGACGGTCTGGTCGACTGGGTGAGTCGCAACAACAGCATCCCCGAGGACTCCCGCAGGGTCGGATTCCTGAGCTATCTGGTGCTCAAACGGCTCGATGACATCGCCTACGGGCTGGGATTGTGGACCGGGGTGGTCCGCGAGCGGCACCTCGGTGCGCTCAAACCGCAGATCCGTACCTGA
- the mftG gene encoding mycofactocin system GMC family oxidoreductase MftG — protein MRVVIVGAGSAGSILAERISRNPDCQVTLFESGPPAVGPGLRVAHRLPIEPASPVAARFSATLTDHPARPVSLVRGAVVGGSGAINGGYFCRGRAADFDGWNLPGWSWDDVLPDFRAIETDLDFAGPLHGADGPIPVVRTRRFGAGTERFVEAALAQGFPWVDDLNGAAGGDGVGALPLNVVDGQRCGPGEMVLAPALDRPNIVLRTGTRVVAVRFAGHRAVGVQVLGPDGAAAWDADRIVLCAGAISTAQLLMLSGCGPAEVLSRVGVPVHVDLPVGQNFADHPEWLLPTRWPATSGLTPLEAALSVGDVEIRLYTTGFAEMIGDPPEDPPHLGVALMRPRVRGKLTLVSADPLVAPEIAHHYDSVAADVSALRDGAELARGLARLGDVEANWSTTQHLCGTAPMGSVLDAQCRVLGVDGLWVADGSIMPTITSRGPHASIAMIGHRVARFVAG, from the coding sequence GTGCGCGTCGTCATCGTCGGAGCCGGTAGCGCCGGTTCTATTCTGGCCGAGCGGATTTCCCGCAACCCCGACTGTCAGGTGACGCTCTTCGAGTCGGGACCTCCGGCCGTCGGCCCTGGTTTGCGGGTAGCCCACCGACTACCGATCGAGCCGGCCAGTCCGGTCGCCGCCCGGTTCTCGGCCACGCTGACCGATCACCCGGCCCGGCCGGTGAGTCTGGTGCGGGGCGCGGTGGTGGGCGGATCGGGTGCCATCAACGGCGGTTACTTCTGCCGCGGCCGGGCGGCCGATTTCGACGGGTGGAATCTGCCCGGGTGGTCCTGGGACGATGTCCTGCCGGATTTCCGCGCCATCGAGACCGACCTCGACTTCGCCGGGCCGCTGCACGGTGCGGATGGGCCGATCCCGGTCGTCCGGACGCGCCGGTTCGGTGCCGGCACCGAGCGATTCGTGGAAGCCGCACTGGCCCAAGGCTTCCCCTGGGTCGACGACCTCAACGGTGCCGCCGGCGGGGACGGGGTCGGTGCTCTGCCACTGAACGTCGTCGACGGTCAGCGGTGCGGGCCGGGTGAGATGGTGCTGGCACCGGCGCTGGACCGGCCCAACATCGTTCTGCGGACCGGCACCCGGGTGGTGGCGGTCCGGTTCGCCGGACACCGGGCAGTCGGTGTGCAGGTGCTGGGGCCGGATGGGGCGGCGGCATGGGACGCCGACCGGATCGTGCTGTGTGCGGGCGCGATCTCCACCGCCCAGCTGCTGATGCTCTCGGGGTGTGGACCGGCCGAGGTGCTGTCGAGGGTGGGCGTGCCGGTGCACGTCGACCTTCCCGTAGGGCAGAACTTCGCCGACCACCCGGAGTGGTTGCTGCCGACGAGGTGGCCTGCGACCTCCGGGCTTACCCCACTTGAGGCGGCGCTGTCGGTGGGCGACGTCGAGATAAGGCTCTATACAACAGGTTTCGCCGAGATGATCGGTGATCCACCGGAGGACCCACCGCATCTCGGCGTGGCTCTGATGCGTCCCCGGGTCCGTGGCAAGCTGACATTGGTGTCGGCGGATCCACTGGTCGCGCCGGAAATTGCACACCACTATGATTCGGTGGCCGCCGATGTCAGCGCACTGCGGGACGGGGCAGAGCTGGCGCGCGGTCTCGCGCGGCTCGGCGATGTCGAGGCCAATTGGTCCACCACCCAACATCTGTGCGGCACAGCGCCGATGGGATCTGTCCTCGACGCGCAGTGCCGGGTGCTGGGTGTGGACGGACTATGGGTCGCCGACGGTTCGATCATGCCCACCATCACCTCACGCGGTCCGCACGCGAGCATCGCGATGATCGGCCACCGGGTCGCGCGGTTCGTCGCCGGTTAG
- a CDS encoding MFS transporter produces the protein MVDTLSETDRATGSTPQPSAAARRWTLTVACLGVLLVISSMIGLNTALPDLATSTSATQTELTWIVDSYTLVLACLLLPAGALGDRYGRRGALLVGLAMFGIASIAPAIWSDPLHLIIARGAAGAGAALVMPATLSLITTAYPKDQRNKAVGIWAGAAGSGAIIGMLGSGAILHFWSWQMIFWAFTAAAAALFLLALTIATSKESVATPLDWAGAVLIGVGVAAVVFAILEVPARGWSDALVIGCLSAGLALVVAFSIWELRCEHPLLDVRLFADPAFATGAATITVFFLSMFGYFFIIVQHMQLILGYTPIKTATALTPLVGPVLLLSTTAFWYLPRVGLRTVVFTGSALVATGFALMSRIELGDGYGAIGWPMLVMSAGIGLLTTPATSAIMSTVSDDKQGVASAVNDTTREVGAALGIALAGSLLAAKYTDALATGLPEDLPSPVRQAVTGSLGQALEVSASLGPRGAPIAGLAERAFVESMSSALMVMALVVGISAVVLGFWAPGRDGRQLAVLRGLRGTGKHRR, from the coding sequence ATGGTCGATACGCTCAGCGAGACCGACCGCGCCACCGGCTCGACGCCGCAGCCGTCTGCCGCCGCGCGCCGCTGGACCCTCACCGTAGCGTGTCTCGGTGTCCTCCTTGTCATCTCGTCGATGATCGGGTTGAACACCGCGTTACCTGATCTGGCGACGTCGACATCGGCCACCCAAACCGAACTCACCTGGATCGTCGACAGCTACACGCTGGTACTGGCCTGCCTGTTGCTGCCCGCCGGCGCGCTGGGGGACCGCTACGGCCGCCGCGGTGCCCTACTGGTGGGGTTGGCGATGTTCGGAATCGCCTCGATCGCCCCTGCCATCTGGTCGGATCCGCTACACCTCATCATCGCGCGTGGCGCCGCCGGCGCCGGTGCCGCGCTCGTCATGCCGGCGACCCTGTCGCTGATCACCACCGCGTATCCGAAAGACCAGCGCAACAAGGCCGTCGGCATCTGGGCCGGCGCAGCCGGTTCCGGAGCGATCATCGGAATGCTCGGGTCGGGCGCCATCCTGCACTTCTGGTCCTGGCAGATGATCTTCTGGGCCTTCACCGCCGCCGCCGCGGCGTTGTTCCTCCTCGCCCTGACGATCGCCACATCCAAGGAATCCGTGGCCACCCCGCTGGACTGGGCAGGCGCGGTGTTGATCGGCGTCGGGGTCGCTGCGGTCGTGTTCGCCATCCTCGAGGTTCCTGCCCGGGGGTGGTCCGATGCGCTGGTCATCGGATGCCTGTCCGCCGGCCTGGCACTGGTGGTGGCCTTCTCGATCTGGGAACTGCGCTGCGAGCACCCGCTTCTGGACGTCCGGCTGTTCGCCGACCCGGCCTTCGCCACCGGAGCAGCCACGATCACCGTCTTCTTTCTGTCGATGTTCGGCTACTTCTTCATCATCGTGCAGCACATGCAACTGATTCTCGGCTACACCCCGATCAAGACCGCCACGGCGTTGACACCACTGGTCGGTCCCGTGCTGCTGCTCTCGACCACGGCGTTCTGGTACCTGCCGCGAGTCGGTCTGCGGACGGTCGTGTTCACCGGGTCCGCCCTCGTCGCGACCGGCTTCGCCTTGATGAGCCGAATCGAGCTCGGAGACGGTTACGGTGCCATCGGATGGCCCATGCTGGTGATGAGCGCCGGCATCGGATTACTCACCACGCCGGCCACTTCCGCGATCATGAGCACCGTCTCCGATGACAAACAGGGGGTGGCATCGGCGGTCAACGACACCACGCGGGAGGTGGGCGCCGCGCTGGGGATCGCGCTGGCCGGATCACTGCTGGCCGCGAAGTACACCGATGCGCTGGCCACGGGGCTGCCCGAGGATCTTCCGTCACCTGTGCGGCAGGCGGTGACGGGCTCACTCGGCCAAGCTCTGGAAGTCTCCGCTTCGCTCGGACCGCGCGGGGCCCCGATAGCCGGGCTGGCCGAGCGGGCGTTTGTCGAATCGATGAGCTCGGCGCTGATGGTGATGGCGCTCGTGGTGGGAATCAGCGCGGTGGTCCTCGGGTTCTGGGCGCCTGGGCGCGACGGCCGACAGCTGGCAGTGCTGCGCGGTCTGCGCGGTACCGGCAAGCATCGCCGCTAA
- a CDS encoding cytochrome P450 — protein MSTPTKDGRASEYAKVFVEPKAYADDARLHEAMAYLRRHEPVVKVESRLYRPFWAITKHADIMAVERENNLFISEPRPLLATAAADDLAKQQLEAGMGLRTLIHMDDPHHRKVRAIGADWFRPKAMRDLKVRVDELAKRYVDRMRDIGPECDFVTAIAVQFPLYVIMSLLGLPEEDYERMHMLTQEMFGGDDDEYKRDGGSLEDQLAVLMDFFAYFSTLTASRRANPTEDLASAIANGRIDGEPLSDVDTASYYVIVASAGHDTTKDAISGGLLALIENPDQLDRLRTHPDLMGTAVEEMIRWTTPVKEFMRTATADTEVRGVRIAEGESVYLAYASGNRDEDVFAEPFRFDVGRETNKHVSFGYGVHFCLGAALARMEMNSLFTELIPRLDSIGLAGTPELSATTFVGGLKHLPIRYSLR, from the coding sequence ATGAGCACTCCGACCAAGGACGGCCGGGCCAGTGAGTACGCAAAGGTCTTCGTCGAGCCGAAGGCGTACGCCGATGATGCGCGGCTGCACGAGGCGATGGCATACCTGCGGCGCCACGAACCCGTGGTCAAGGTCGAGTCGCGGCTGTATCGACCGTTCTGGGCCATCACCAAACACGCCGACATCATGGCCGTGGAGCGGGAGAACAATCTGTTCATCAGCGAACCGCGGCCGCTGCTGGCCACCGCCGCCGCCGACGACCTGGCCAAGCAACAGCTGGAGGCAGGCATGGGCCTGCGCACCCTCATCCACATGGATGACCCGCACCATCGCAAGGTGCGCGCCATCGGCGCGGACTGGTTCCGCCCCAAGGCCATGCGCGACCTCAAGGTACGCGTCGACGAGCTGGCCAAGCGCTATGTCGACCGGATGCGCGATATCGGGCCCGAATGCGATTTCGTCACCGCGATCGCCGTACAGTTCCCGCTCTACGTCATCATGTCGCTGCTCGGGCTGCCCGAAGAAGACTACGAGCGCATGCACATGCTGACCCAGGAGATGTTCGGCGGCGACGACGACGAGTACAAGCGCGATGGCGGCTCCCTGGAGGACCAGCTCGCCGTGCTGATGGACTTCTTCGCCTACTTCTCCACGCTGACCGCCTCACGGCGGGCCAACCCCACCGAGGACCTCGCCTCGGCGATCGCCAACGGCCGCATCGATGGTGAACCGCTCTCGGATGTGGACACCGCCTCGTACTACGTGATCGTCGCCAGCGCCGGGCACGACACCACCAAGGACGCGATCTCGGGCGGCCTGCTGGCGTTGATCGAGAATCCCGACCAACTCGACCGGCTGCGCACCCATCCCGATCTGATGGGCACCGCGGTGGAGGAGATGATCCGCTGGACAACACCGGTCAAGGAGTTCATGCGTACCGCGACCGCCGACACCGAAGTGCGCGGGGTACGCATCGCCGAGGGCGAATCCGTCTATCTGGCTTACGCTTCGGGCAACCGGGACGAGGACGTGTTCGCCGAGCCGTTCCGTTTCGACGTCGGCCGGGAGACCAACAAGCACGTGTCCTTCGGCTACGGGGTGCACTTCTGCCTTGGGGCCGCGTTGGCACGGATGGAGATGAACAGTCTGTTCACCGAGCTCATCCCGCGGCTGGACTCGATCGGACTGGCAGGCACCCCGGAACTGTCGGCGACGACGTTCGTCGGCGGGCTCAAGCACCTGCCGATCCGGTATTCGTTGCGCTAG
- a CDS encoding carboxylesterase/lipase family protein has translation MLTSSRSVFRALTLLVVVLFAAGCGPGGAGGRASLPPDPSVVRTADGFVRGVATLDKRNFAGIPYAAPPVGPLRWQPPQPVASWQGVRDATKAGPRCLQGESGDVEFGKQTDEDCLTLNVWTPAPEDTLRPVMVWIHGGSFINGNGAMYDARWLVDRGDIVVVTLNYRLGALGFLAHPALGEPGSVGNYGLADQQAALRWVHENIAAFGGDPDKVTIAGESAGGMSVCDHLVAPESQGLFRAAIIQSGPCQAQVGLPQAEKISGDFARDVGCGDPATAAACLRALLAHRVDKPVWYGRIGEDTLSGPVHGSTTLPEDPVVAFREGRAADVPILIGTNRDEFTLFAALQYLRGARQYAAGEYPDLLADTFGADAPAVGARYPLDRYDNSAALAYSAAVTDGVFACVAQRMAGQLASSRPVFGYQFDDPRPPTPEPMRTLPFPVGASHSLELRYLFDVGGAPQLSPAQQQLSNQMIDYWTAFVRSGAPDVDGAPDWPTLVGSGPWMSLRPDGSRMVTDFGSAHQCDFWAGLSGR, from the coding sequence GTGCTCACGTCGTCGCGATCCGTCTTCCGCGCGCTGACGCTGCTGGTGGTCGTGCTGTTCGCTGCGGGGTGTGGACCGGGCGGTGCGGGAGGGCGGGCATCGTTGCCGCCGGATCCGTCGGTGGTGCGGACCGCCGACGGTTTCGTCCGTGGGGTGGCCACCCTGGACAAACGCAACTTCGCGGGAATCCCTTATGCCGCACCGCCGGTCGGTCCGCTGCGGTGGCAGCCTCCGCAACCGGTCGCCTCGTGGCAGGGTGTCCGCGACGCGACCAAGGCCGGCCCGCGGTGCCTGCAGGGTGAGAGCGGGGACGTGGAGTTCGGCAAGCAGACCGACGAGGACTGCCTGACGCTCAACGTATGGACGCCGGCGCCCGAGGACACCCTTCGGCCGGTGATGGTGTGGATCCACGGTGGCTCCTTCATCAACGGCAACGGCGCCATGTATGACGCCCGCTGGCTGGTCGACCGTGGCGACATCGTGGTGGTCACCCTCAATTACCGATTGGGCGCCTTGGGATTTCTCGCCCATCCGGCGCTGGGGGAGCCGGGCAGCGTCGGCAATTACGGACTGGCCGACCAGCAGGCGGCGCTGCGCTGGGTGCACGAGAACATCGCGGCGTTCGGGGGCGACCCGGACAAGGTGACCATCGCCGGGGAGTCGGCGGGCGGGATGTCGGTGTGCGATCACCTGGTCGCCCCGGAGTCGCAGGGCTTGTTCCGGGCAGCGATCATCCAGAGCGGACCCTGCCAGGCACAAGTGGGGCTACCTCAGGCCGAGAAGATCAGCGGCGACTTCGCACGCGATGTCGGGTGTGGCGACCCGGCCACAGCTGCCGCCTGTCTGCGCGCCCTGCTGGCCCATCGCGTCGACAAACCGGTGTGGTACGGCCGAATCGGCGAGGACACGCTCAGTGGGCCGGTCCATGGCAGCACGACCCTGCCCGAGGATCCGGTGGTCGCGTTCCGCGAGGGTCGGGCGGCCGATGTGCCGATACTCATCGGCACCAATCGCGACGAATTCACCCTTTTCGCCGCCCTGCAGTACCTGCGCGGGGCCAGACAGTACGCCGCAGGGGAGTACCCCGACCTGCTCGCCGACACCTTCGGTGCGGATGCCCCGGCGGTCGGGGCCCGTTATCCGCTCGACAGGTACGACAACAGCGCGGCCCTGGCGTACTCGGCGGCGGTCACCGACGGCGTCTTTGCGTGCGTCGCCCAACGGATGGCCGGCCAATTGGCGTCGAGTCGGCCGGTTTTCGGCTATCAGTTCGACGATCCTCGCCCGCCGACTCCAGAACCGATGCGTACGTTGCCGTTTCCGGTCGGCGCCAGCCACTCGCTGGAACTGCGCTATCTGTTCGACGTCGGTGGGGCGCCGCAGCTGAGCCCCGCCCAGCAGCAGCTGTCGAACCAGATGATCGACTACTGGACGGCCTTCGTCCGTTCCGGTGCGCCCGATGTCGATGGTGCACCGGACTGGCCGACGTTGGTCGGTTCGGGTCCGTGGATGTCGCTGCGCCCCGACGGATCGCGGATGGTCACCGATTTCGGATCCGCGCACCAATGCGACTTCTGGGCGGGCCTGTCCGGCCGGTAG
- a CDS encoding hotdog fold domain-containing protein: protein MTSPTYRAWQQLADKPLGSRLFSAAAMVRVPYFASVLPHIRRMEPGLAEVDVPKWFYVYNHLHTVHAIASCNAAEVAMGMAMEATVPASHRWIPKGMTVQYLAKATTSLRATARFDAPDFATITDGTELVVPVRITDRSGTEVVHAEITTWVTPVAPTS, encoded by the coding sequence ATGACGAGTCCCACCTACCGCGCATGGCAGCAGCTGGCCGACAAACCGCTGGGTAGCCGACTGTTCTCGGCGGCAGCGATGGTCCGGGTCCCCTACTTCGCATCGGTCCTCCCGCACATCCGCCGGATGGAGCCCGGCCTGGCCGAGGTCGACGTACCGAAATGGTTCTACGTCTACAACCACCTGCACACCGTGCACGCCATCGCATCGTGCAACGCCGCAGAGGTGGCGATGGGAATGGCCATGGAGGCGACGGTGCCGGCCAGCCATCGCTGGATCCCGAAGGGGATGACGGTCCAGTACCTGGCCAAGGCGACGACCTCACTGCGCGCGACGGCCCGGTTCGACGCGCCGGACTTCGCCACCATCACCGACGGCACCGAGCTCGTCGTGCCGGTGCGCATCACCGACCGCTCCGGCACCGAGGTGGTGCACGCCGAGATCACCACCTGGGTGACCCCGGTCGCCCCGACGTCCTGA
- the rpsJ gene encoding 30S ribosomal protein S10: protein MAGQKIRIRLKAYDHEAIDASARKIVETVTRTGASVVGPVPLPTEKNVYCVIRSPHKYKDSREHFEMRTHKRLIDILDPTPKTVDALMRIDLPASVDVNIQ from the coding sequence GTGGCGGGACAGAAGATCCGCATCAGGCTCAAGGCCTACGACCATGAGGCGATTGACGCCTCGGCGCGCAAGATCGTCGAGACGGTCACCCGGACGGGCGCCAGTGTGGTTGGCCCGGTGCCGCTGCCGACCGAGAAGAACGTGTACTGCGTCATTCGGTCTCCCCATAAGTACAAGGACTCGCGGGAGCATTTCGAGATGCGTACCCACAAGCGCCTTATCGACATCCTCGACCCCACGCCGAAGACCGTTGACGCCCTCATGCGCATCGATCTGCCGGCCAGTGTCGACGTCAATATCCAGTAG
- the rplC gene encoding 50S ribosomal protein L3 — translation MARKGILGTKLGMTQVFDENNKVVPVTVVKAGPNVVTRIRTTERDGYSAVQLAYGEISPRKVNKPVTGQFAAAGVNPRRHLAELRLADEAEAAAYEIGQELTAEIFADGAYVDVTGTSKGKGFAGTMKRHGFAGQGAAHGAQAVHRRPGSIGGCATPGRVFKGTRMSGRMGSDRVTTQNLKVHKVDAENGVLLIKGAVPGRNGGLVVVRTAIKRGEK, via the coding sequence ATGGCACGAAAAGGAATTCTGGGCACCAAGCTGGGCATGACGCAGGTGTTCGACGAGAACAACAAAGTCGTCCCGGTGACGGTCGTCAAGGCCGGCCCCAATGTGGTGACCCGCATCCGTACCACCGAGCGTGACGGCTACAGTGCCGTGCAGCTCGCCTACGGCGAGATCAGCCCGCGCAAGGTGAACAAGCCGGTCACCGGTCAGTTCGCCGCCGCCGGTGTGAACCCGCGCCGCCACCTCGCCGAGCTCCGTCTTGCCGACGAAGCTGAAGCGGCCGCCTACGAAATCGGCCAGGAGCTGACCGCCGAGATCTTCGCCGACGGTGCTTACGTCGACGTGACCGGCACCAGCAAGGGCAAGGGTTTCGCAGGCACCATGAAGCGGCACGGCTTCGCCGGCCAAGGCGCCGCGCACGGCGCCCAGGCTGTGCACCGCCGTCCGGGCTCGATCGGTGGCTGTGCCACCCCGGGCCGCGTCTTCAAGGGCACCCGCATGTCGGGCCGCATGGGTAGTGACCGCGTCACCACCCAGAACCTGAAGGTGCACAAGGTCGATGCCGAGAACGGCGTGCTGCTGATCAAGGGTGCCGTCCCCGGACGCAACGGTGGACTCGTCGTGGTCCGCACCGCGATCAAACGAGGTGAGAAGTAA
- the rplD gene encoding 50S ribosomal protein L4: protein MALKLDVHTPDGKTDGSVELPAALFDVEPNIALLHQVVTAQLAAKRQGTHSAKTRAEVSGGGKKPYRQKGTGRARQGSTRAPQFTGGGIVHGPKPRDYSQRTPKKMIAAATRGALSDRARNDRIHAVTELVAGQTPSTKSAKSFLASLTTNKNVLIVIGRSDEVGAKSVRNLPGVHVISADQLNAYDVLHADDVVFSVEALNAYITAHTKKEEVSA from the coding sequence ATGGCTCTCAAGCTTGACGTTCACACTCCGGACGGCAAGACGGATGGTTCCGTGGAACTTCCCGCTGCCCTGTTCGATGTGGAACCCAACATCGCTCTGCTGCACCAGGTGGTGACCGCGCAGCTGGCCGCCAAGCGTCAGGGCACGCATTCGGCCAAGACGCGCGCCGAGGTCTCCGGTGGTGGCAAGAAGCCGTACCGCCAGAAGGGCACCGGCCGCGCCCGTCAGGGCTCGACCCGCGCACCGCAGTTCACCGGTGGTGGCATCGTGCACGGACCGAAGCCGCGTGACTACAGCCAGCGGACCCCGAAGAAGATGATCGCCGCCGCCACCCGCGGGGCGCTCTCGGACCGGGCTCGCAACGACCGCATCCACGCTGTCACCGAACTGGTGGCCGGCCAGACTCCGTCGACCAAGTCGGCGAAGTCGTTCCTGGCCAGCCTCACCACGAACAAGAACGTGCTGATCGTCATCGGTCGCAGCGATGAGGTCGGCGCCAAGAGCGTGCGGAACCTGCCCGGCGTGCATGTCATCTCGGCGGACCAGCTCAACGCGTACGACGTGCTGCACGCCGACGACGTGGTGTTCTCGGTCGAGGCCCTGAACGCCTACATCACCGCGCACACCAAGAAGGAAGAGGTGTCTGCCTGA